From a region of the Salvelinus alpinus chromosome 2, SLU_Salpinus.1, whole genome shotgun sequence genome:
- the LOC139557981 gene encoding leucine-rich repeats and immunoglobulin-like domains protein 2 isoform X2: protein MNHNDLTTVPYLGEVTPNITTLSLVHNRISELWMHQLHPYISLETLDLSSNSISEIKAGAFPPMQLKYLNLSNNKISVLEPGCFDNISSSLLVLKLNRNRITLLPYKVFRLPQLQFLELKRNKIKMVDSLTFKGMDLLKSLKMQRNGITKLMDGAFFGLNNMEELELEHNNLTEVNKGWLYGLHMLHVLRVNQNTISIIRPDAWEFCQKLEELDLSFNHLTRLEETAFIGLGLLENLNLGENTISHLGEGVFSSLANLRSLDIRNNEISWAIEDSIGVFVGMKKLNTLILQRNKIKSITKEAFESLEELEHLDLSKNGIMSIHPDSLSHMNLKVFFLNTSSLLCDCQLQWLGPWLTDNRFLQSVSAMCAHPASLLGRNVLSVSLEELVCDDFPKPRITDHPETATALRGTNVTLSCLASSSSDSPMATAWRKDGEVLYDAEVQNYARYQEGKLFYTTVLHLLNVNFTDEGRYQCVVSNHFGSNYSNRAKLTVNELPSFLKTPMDLTIRTGTMARLECAAEGHPSPQIAWQKDGGTDFPAARERRMHVMPDDDIFFIANVKTEDMGVYSCTAQNAAGSLSANATLTVLETPSFMRPLKDRAVARGETAVLQCIAGGSPAPRLNWTKDDGPLVLTERHFFAAANQLLIIVDAGSADTGKYTCIMSNTLGTERGHIYLSVLPSPNCDTAGGYDQDSWNTVGIVVIVVVCCVVGTSLVWVIVIYHMRRKSEDYSITNSDEMNLPVDIPSYLSSQGTLSEPQEGYSNSEAGSHQQLMPPLSNGYVHKGTGYVHKGTGYVHKGTGYVHKGTDGVCYSDTGSEVDTEANGMLHCRVGSLFTGQSSFHPGQSCEGLAGVSTGGAGPLVICSDCYDNANMYSRTREYYACLAKDDPLDKGLSGIMSHLPKEPYGEQRGQHEDTALESLINNQDSSVFLTSHNSSVFLTKRLSKALWPPEQHYSTDVPPRSFWGEGEDLSTVPQPGLSQQPVTLHTTPYASSVAEGGEERSVEVELSLPQSTQYHRSASYRTTSQEHIQAPT, encoded by the exons ATGAATCATAATGATCTGACAACTGTTCCATACCTTGGAGAAGTTACCCCAAACATCACAACACTCTCATT GGTCCACAACCGGATCTCGGAGCTGTGGATGCATCAGCTGCATCCATACATCTCCTTGGAGACACTTGACCTGTCATCTAACTCCATCTCAGAGATCAAGGCTGGAGCCTTCCCACCCATGCAGCTGAAATACTT GAATTTAAGCAATAACAAGATCAGTGTCCTTGAACCTGGCTGCTTTGACAACATCTCCAGCTCCCTGCTGGTTCTGAAGCTGAACAGGAACAGAATAACACTGCTACCATACAAAGTGTTCAGGCTTCCCCAGCTGCAGTTCCT GGAATTAAAGCGCAACAAGATCAAGATGGTGGACAGCCTGACCTTCAAAGGGATGGACTTACTGAAATCACTGAAGATGCAGCGGAATGGCATCACAAAGCTGATGGATGGCGCTTTCTTTGGGCTCAACAACATGGAGGAGCT AGAGCTGGAGCACAACAATTTGACGGAGGTCAACAAAGGCTGGCTGTATGGCCTGCACATGCTGCATGTTCTGCGGGTCAACCAGAACACCATCAGCATCATCCGACCAGACGCCTGGGAGTTCTGCCAAAAGCTGGAGGAGCT AGATCTGTCCTTCAACCACCTCACCCGGTTGGAGGAGACCGCGTTCATTGGACTGGGCCTTCTGGAGAACCTGAACCTAGGAGAGAATACCATCAGCCACCTGGGAGAGGGAGTCTTCAGCAGTCTGGCCAATCTGCGCTCACT AGACATACGGAATAATGAGATCTCTTGGGCCATTGAGGATTCCATTGGTGTGTTTGTTGGAATGAAGAAGCTGAACACATT GATTCTACAGCGGAACAAGATTAAATCTATCACAAAGGAAGCCTTTGAGAGTCTGGAGGAACTAGAGCACTT GGACCTGAGCAAGAATGGGATCATGTCCATCCACCCTGATTCGTTGTCTCACATGAACTTAAAAGTGTT TTTTCTGAACACTAGCAGCCTGCTGTGTGACTGCCAACTGCAATGGCTGGGCCCATGGTTGACTGACAACCGCTTCCTGCAGTCTGTCTCCGCTATGTGTGCTCACCCTGCCAGCCTGCTGGGCCGTAAcgtcctgtctgtcagcctggAGGAGCTGGTCTGTG ATGACTTCCCAAAGCCCCGGATCACTGACCACCCTGAGACCGCCACCGCCCTGCGTGGGACCAATGTGACTCTGAGCTGCCTGGCTTCAAGCAGCAGTGACTCCCCCATGGCCACGGCCTGGAGGAAGGACGGGGAGGTGCTGTACGATGCAGAGGTGCAGAATTACGCCCGCTACCAGGAGGGAAAGCTGTTCTACACCACCGTGCTGCATCTCCTCAACGTCAACTTCACAGACGAGGGACGCTACCAGTGTGTTGTCTCGAACCACTTTGGCTCTAACTACTCCAACAGGGCCAAGCTCACAGTCAATG AGCTGCCGTCCTTTCTGAAGACTCCGATGGACCTGACCATCCGCACGGGCACCATGGCCAGGCTGGAGTGTGCTGCCGAGGGTCACCCATCCCCCCAGATCGCCTGGCAGAAAGACGGGGGCACAGACTTCCCTGCTGCCCGGGAGAGAAGGATGCACGTCATGCCAGACGATGACATCTTCTTCATTGCCAATGTAAAGACGGAGGATATGGGGGTGTACAGCTGCACAGCCCAGAACGCTGCAGGGAGCCTGTCTGCCAACGCTACACTCACTGTGCTAG AAACTCCGTCCTTCATGCGTCCCCTGAAGGACAGGGCGGTAGCTCGTGGGGAGACGGCAGTGCTCCAGTGTATCGCAGGCGGAAGCCCAGCACCCCGCCTCAACTGGACCAAGGATGACGGGCCCCTGGTCCTCACCGAGCGACACTTCTTCGCCGCCGCCAACCAGCTCCTCATCATCGTGGACGCGGGGTCGGCGGACACAGGGAAGTACACGTGCATCATGTCCAACACGCTGGGCACGGAGCGCGGCCACATCTACCTCAGCGTGTTACCCTCTCCCAACTGTGACACTGCGGGCGGCTACGACCAGGATAGCTGGAACACGGTGGGCATCGTTGTGATCGTGGTGGTCTGCTGCGTGGTGGGAACCTCGCTAGTCTGGGTCATCGTCATCTACCACATGCGAAGGAAGAGCGAGGACTACAGCATCACCAACTCAGATGAGATGAACCTGCCGGTAGACATCCCCAGCTACCTGTCCTCTCAGGGAACGCTGTCTGAGCCTCAGGAGGGATACAGCAACTCTGAAGCAGGGAGCCACCAGCAGCTCATGCCACCACTGTCCAACGGCTACGTCCACAAGGGAACTGGCTACGTCCACAAGGGAACTGGCTACGTCCACAAGGGAACTGGCTACGTCCACAAGGGAACTGACG GTGTGTGCTACAGTGACACAGGCAGCGAGGTGGACACCGAGGCCAACGGGATGCTGCACTGCCGTGTGGGCTCTCTGTTCACGGGACAAAGCAGCTTCCATCCTGGGCAGTCCTGCGAGGGACTGGCTGGGGTGTCGACAG GTGGTGCAGGGCCGCTGGTCATCTGCTCGGACTGCTACGACAACGCTAACATGTACTCTCGGACCCGGGAGTACTATGCCTGCCTGGCCAAGGATGACCCCCTGGACAAGGGTCTCTCTGGCATCATGTCCCACCTTCCCAAGGAGCCCTATGGGGAGCAGCGAGGCCAGCATGAGGACACAGCCCTGGAGAGCCTCATCAACAACCAGGACTCCTCAGTCTTCCTCACCAGCCACAACTCCTCAGTCTTCCTCACCAAGAGGCTGAGCAAAGCCCTCTGGCCCCCAGAACAACACTACAGCACCG ATGTTCCCCCCAGGTCGTTTTGGGGCGAAGGGGAGGACTTGTCTACAGTGCCCCAACCAGGTCTGTCACAGCAGCCAGTGACGCTGCACACAACTCCCTATGCATCTTCAGTTgctgagggaggggaggagaggagtgtggaGGTGGAGCTCTCCCTTCCCCAGAGCACACAGTACCACAGAAGTGCCTCTTATAGGACTACGTCTCAGGAGCACATCCAAGCCCCCACATAA
- the LOC139557981 gene encoding leucine-rich repeats and immunoglobulin-like domains protein 2 isoform X1 has translation MAEGWPIPPALLLLCLSACWALDSCPAPCSCPRGSDEIQILDCNRKRLSAAPLDPPHGITHLTMNHNDLTTVPYLGEVTPNITTLSLVHNRISELWMHQLHPYISLETLDLSSNSISEIKAGAFPPMQLKYLNLSNNKISVLEPGCFDNISSSLLVLKLNRNRITLLPYKVFRLPQLQFLELKRNKIKMVDSLTFKGMDLLKSLKMQRNGITKLMDGAFFGLNNMEELELEHNNLTEVNKGWLYGLHMLHVLRVNQNTISIIRPDAWEFCQKLEELDLSFNHLTRLEETAFIGLGLLENLNLGENTISHLGEGVFSSLANLRSLDIRNNEISWAIEDSIGVFVGMKKLNTLILQRNKIKSITKEAFESLEELEHLDLSKNGIMSIHPDSLSHMNLKVFFLNTSSLLCDCQLQWLGPWLTDNRFLQSVSAMCAHPASLLGRNVLSVSLEELVCDDFPKPRITDHPETATALRGTNVTLSCLASSSSDSPMATAWRKDGEVLYDAEVQNYARYQEGKLFYTTVLHLLNVNFTDEGRYQCVVSNHFGSNYSNRAKLTVNELPSFLKTPMDLTIRTGTMARLECAAEGHPSPQIAWQKDGGTDFPAARERRMHVMPDDDIFFIANVKTEDMGVYSCTAQNAAGSLSANATLTVLETPSFMRPLKDRAVARGETAVLQCIAGGSPAPRLNWTKDDGPLVLTERHFFAAANQLLIIVDAGSADTGKYTCIMSNTLGTERGHIYLSVLPSPNCDTAGGYDQDSWNTVGIVVIVVVCCVVGTSLVWVIVIYHMRRKSEDYSITNSDEMNLPVDIPSYLSSQGTLSEPQEGYSNSEAGSHQQLMPPLSNGYVHKGTGYVHKGTGYVHKGTGYVHKGTDGVCYSDTGSEVDTEANGMLHCRVGSLFTGQSSFHPGQSCEGLAGVSTGGAGPLVICSDCYDNANMYSRTREYYACLAKDDPLDKGLSGIMSHLPKEPYGEQRGQHEDTALESLINNQDSSVFLTSHNSSVFLTKRLSKALWPPEQHYSTDVPPRSFWGEGEDLSTVPQPGLSQQPVTLHTTPYASSVAEGGEERSVEVELSLPQSTQYHRSASYRTTSQEHIQAPT, from the exons ATGGCGGAAGGCTGGCCCATCCCCCCGGCCCTCTTGTTGTTGTGTTTGAGTGCCTGCTGGGCACTGGATTCCTGCCCTGCTCCATGCTCTTGTCCAAGGGGGTCAGACGAAATCCAAATCCTGGATTGCAATAGGAAAAGGTTGTCAGCGGCCCCCCTGGATCCACCTCATGGGATAACTCATCT CACTATGAATCATAATGATCTGACAACTGTTCCATACCTTGGAGAAGTTACCCCAAACATCACAACACTCTCATT GGTCCACAACCGGATCTCGGAGCTGTGGATGCATCAGCTGCATCCATACATCTCCTTGGAGACACTTGACCTGTCATCTAACTCCATCTCAGAGATCAAGGCTGGAGCCTTCCCACCCATGCAGCTGAAATACTT GAATTTAAGCAATAACAAGATCAGTGTCCTTGAACCTGGCTGCTTTGACAACATCTCCAGCTCCCTGCTGGTTCTGAAGCTGAACAGGAACAGAATAACACTGCTACCATACAAAGTGTTCAGGCTTCCCCAGCTGCAGTTCCT GGAATTAAAGCGCAACAAGATCAAGATGGTGGACAGCCTGACCTTCAAAGGGATGGACTTACTGAAATCACTGAAGATGCAGCGGAATGGCATCACAAAGCTGATGGATGGCGCTTTCTTTGGGCTCAACAACATGGAGGAGCT AGAGCTGGAGCACAACAATTTGACGGAGGTCAACAAAGGCTGGCTGTATGGCCTGCACATGCTGCATGTTCTGCGGGTCAACCAGAACACCATCAGCATCATCCGACCAGACGCCTGGGAGTTCTGCCAAAAGCTGGAGGAGCT AGATCTGTCCTTCAACCACCTCACCCGGTTGGAGGAGACCGCGTTCATTGGACTGGGCCTTCTGGAGAACCTGAACCTAGGAGAGAATACCATCAGCCACCTGGGAGAGGGAGTCTTCAGCAGTCTGGCCAATCTGCGCTCACT AGACATACGGAATAATGAGATCTCTTGGGCCATTGAGGATTCCATTGGTGTGTTTGTTGGAATGAAGAAGCTGAACACATT GATTCTACAGCGGAACAAGATTAAATCTATCACAAAGGAAGCCTTTGAGAGTCTGGAGGAACTAGAGCACTT GGACCTGAGCAAGAATGGGATCATGTCCATCCACCCTGATTCGTTGTCTCACATGAACTTAAAAGTGTT TTTTCTGAACACTAGCAGCCTGCTGTGTGACTGCCAACTGCAATGGCTGGGCCCATGGTTGACTGACAACCGCTTCCTGCAGTCTGTCTCCGCTATGTGTGCTCACCCTGCCAGCCTGCTGGGCCGTAAcgtcctgtctgtcagcctggAGGAGCTGGTCTGTG ATGACTTCCCAAAGCCCCGGATCACTGACCACCCTGAGACCGCCACCGCCCTGCGTGGGACCAATGTGACTCTGAGCTGCCTGGCTTCAAGCAGCAGTGACTCCCCCATGGCCACGGCCTGGAGGAAGGACGGGGAGGTGCTGTACGATGCAGAGGTGCAGAATTACGCCCGCTACCAGGAGGGAAAGCTGTTCTACACCACCGTGCTGCATCTCCTCAACGTCAACTTCACAGACGAGGGACGCTACCAGTGTGTTGTCTCGAACCACTTTGGCTCTAACTACTCCAACAGGGCCAAGCTCACAGTCAATG AGCTGCCGTCCTTTCTGAAGACTCCGATGGACCTGACCATCCGCACGGGCACCATGGCCAGGCTGGAGTGTGCTGCCGAGGGTCACCCATCCCCCCAGATCGCCTGGCAGAAAGACGGGGGCACAGACTTCCCTGCTGCCCGGGAGAGAAGGATGCACGTCATGCCAGACGATGACATCTTCTTCATTGCCAATGTAAAGACGGAGGATATGGGGGTGTACAGCTGCACAGCCCAGAACGCTGCAGGGAGCCTGTCTGCCAACGCTACACTCACTGTGCTAG AAACTCCGTCCTTCATGCGTCCCCTGAAGGACAGGGCGGTAGCTCGTGGGGAGACGGCAGTGCTCCAGTGTATCGCAGGCGGAAGCCCAGCACCCCGCCTCAACTGGACCAAGGATGACGGGCCCCTGGTCCTCACCGAGCGACACTTCTTCGCCGCCGCCAACCAGCTCCTCATCATCGTGGACGCGGGGTCGGCGGACACAGGGAAGTACACGTGCATCATGTCCAACACGCTGGGCACGGAGCGCGGCCACATCTACCTCAGCGTGTTACCCTCTCCCAACTGTGACACTGCGGGCGGCTACGACCAGGATAGCTGGAACACGGTGGGCATCGTTGTGATCGTGGTGGTCTGCTGCGTGGTGGGAACCTCGCTAGTCTGGGTCATCGTCATCTACCACATGCGAAGGAAGAGCGAGGACTACAGCATCACCAACTCAGATGAGATGAACCTGCCGGTAGACATCCCCAGCTACCTGTCCTCTCAGGGAACGCTGTCTGAGCCTCAGGAGGGATACAGCAACTCTGAAGCAGGGAGCCACCAGCAGCTCATGCCACCACTGTCCAACGGCTACGTCCACAAGGGAACTGGCTACGTCCACAAGGGAACTGGCTACGTCCACAAGGGAACTGGCTACGTCCACAAGGGAACTGACG GTGTGTGCTACAGTGACACAGGCAGCGAGGTGGACACCGAGGCCAACGGGATGCTGCACTGCCGTGTGGGCTCTCTGTTCACGGGACAAAGCAGCTTCCATCCTGGGCAGTCCTGCGAGGGACTGGCTGGGGTGTCGACAG GTGGTGCAGGGCCGCTGGTCATCTGCTCGGACTGCTACGACAACGCTAACATGTACTCTCGGACCCGGGAGTACTATGCCTGCCTGGCCAAGGATGACCCCCTGGACAAGGGTCTCTCTGGCATCATGTCCCACCTTCCCAAGGAGCCCTATGGGGAGCAGCGAGGCCAGCATGAGGACACAGCCCTGGAGAGCCTCATCAACAACCAGGACTCCTCAGTCTTCCTCACCAGCCACAACTCCTCAGTCTTCCTCACCAAGAGGCTGAGCAAAGCCCTCTGGCCCCCAGAACAACACTACAGCACCG ATGTTCCCCCCAGGTCGTTTTGGGGCGAAGGGGAGGACTTGTCTACAGTGCCCCAACCAGGTCTGTCACAGCAGCCAGTGACGCTGCACACAACTCCCTATGCATCTTCAGTTgctgagggaggggaggagaggagtgtggaGGTGGAGCTCTCCCTTCCCCAGAGCACACAGTACCACAGAAGTGCCTCTTATAGGACTACGTCTCAGGAGCACATCCAAGCCCCCACATAA
- the LOC139557981 gene encoding leucine-rich repeats and immunoglobulin-like domains protein 2 isoform X3 — MKLRNISVCNKAPLWREARSDWVHNRISELWMHQLHPYISLETLDLSSNSISEIKAGAFPPMQLKYLNLSNNKISVLEPGCFDNISSSLLVLKLNRNRITLLPYKVFRLPQLQFLELKRNKIKMVDSLTFKGMDLLKSLKMQRNGITKLMDGAFFGLNNMEELELEHNNLTEVNKGWLYGLHMLHVLRVNQNTISIIRPDAWEFCQKLEELDLSFNHLTRLEETAFIGLGLLENLNLGENTISHLGEGVFSSLANLRSLDIRNNEISWAIEDSIGVFVGMKKLNTLILQRNKIKSITKEAFESLEELEHLDLSKNGIMSIHPDSLSHMNLKVFFLNTSSLLCDCQLQWLGPWLTDNRFLQSVSAMCAHPASLLGRNVLSVSLEELVCDDFPKPRITDHPETATALRGTNVTLSCLASSSSDSPMATAWRKDGEVLYDAEVQNYARYQEGKLFYTTVLHLLNVNFTDEGRYQCVVSNHFGSNYSNRAKLTVNELPSFLKTPMDLTIRTGTMARLECAAEGHPSPQIAWQKDGGTDFPAARERRMHVMPDDDIFFIANVKTEDMGVYSCTAQNAAGSLSANATLTVLETPSFMRPLKDRAVARGETAVLQCIAGGSPAPRLNWTKDDGPLVLTERHFFAAANQLLIIVDAGSADTGKYTCIMSNTLGTERGHIYLSVLPSPNCDTAGGYDQDSWNTVGIVVIVVVCCVVGTSLVWVIVIYHMRRKSEDYSITNSDEMNLPVDIPSYLSSQGTLSEPQEGYSNSEAGSHQQLMPPLSNGYVHKGTGYVHKGTGYVHKGTGYVHKGTDGVCYSDTGSEVDTEANGMLHCRVGSLFTGQSSFHPGQSCEGLAGVSTGGAGPLVICSDCYDNANMYSRTREYYACLAKDDPLDKGLSGIMSHLPKEPYGEQRGQHEDTALESLINNQDSSVFLTSHNSSVFLTKRLSKALWPPEQHYSTDVPPRSFWGEGEDLSTVPQPGLSQQPVTLHTTPYASSVAEGGEERSVEVELSLPQSTQYHRSASYRTTSQEHIQAPT; from the exons atgaaactgaggaatatttctgtctgtaataaagcgccTTTGTGGAGAGAAGCTCGTTCTGATTG GGTCCACAACCGGATCTCGGAGCTGTGGATGCATCAGCTGCATCCATACATCTCCTTGGAGACACTTGACCTGTCATCTAACTCCATCTCAGAGATCAAGGCTGGAGCCTTCCCACCCATGCAGCTGAAATACTT GAATTTAAGCAATAACAAGATCAGTGTCCTTGAACCTGGCTGCTTTGACAACATCTCCAGCTCCCTGCTGGTTCTGAAGCTGAACAGGAACAGAATAACACTGCTACCATACAAAGTGTTCAGGCTTCCCCAGCTGCAGTTCCT GGAATTAAAGCGCAACAAGATCAAGATGGTGGACAGCCTGACCTTCAAAGGGATGGACTTACTGAAATCACTGAAGATGCAGCGGAATGGCATCACAAAGCTGATGGATGGCGCTTTCTTTGGGCTCAACAACATGGAGGAGCT AGAGCTGGAGCACAACAATTTGACGGAGGTCAACAAAGGCTGGCTGTATGGCCTGCACATGCTGCATGTTCTGCGGGTCAACCAGAACACCATCAGCATCATCCGACCAGACGCCTGGGAGTTCTGCCAAAAGCTGGAGGAGCT AGATCTGTCCTTCAACCACCTCACCCGGTTGGAGGAGACCGCGTTCATTGGACTGGGCCTTCTGGAGAACCTGAACCTAGGAGAGAATACCATCAGCCACCTGGGAGAGGGAGTCTTCAGCAGTCTGGCCAATCTGCGCTCACT AGACATACGGAATAATGAGATCTCTTGGGCCATTGAGGATTCCATTGGTGTGTTTGTTGGAATGAAGAAGCTGAACACATT GATTCTACAGCGGAACAAGATTAAATCTATCACAAAGGAAGCCTTTGAGAGTCTGGAGGAACTAGAGCACTT GGACCTGAGCAAGAATGGGATCATGTCCATCCACCCTGATTCGTTGTCTCACATGAACTTAAAAGTGTT TTTTCTGAACACTAGCAGCCTGCTGTGTGACTGCCAACTGCAATGGCTGGGCCCATGGTTGACTGACAACCGCTTCCTGCAGTCTGTCTCCGCTATGTGTGCTCACCCTGCCAGCCTGCTGGGCCGTAAcgtcctgtctgtcagcctggAGGAGCTGGTCTGTG ATGACTTCCCAAAGCCCCGGATCACTGACCACCCTGAGACCGCCACCGCCCTGCGTGGGACCAATGTGACTCTGAGCTGCCTGGCTTCAAGCAGCAGTGACTCCCCCATGGCCACGGCCTGGAGGAAGGACGGGGAGGTGCTGTACGATGCAGAGGTGCAGAATTACGCCCGCTACCAGGAGGGAAAGCTGTTCTACACCACCGTGCTGCATCTCCTCAACGTCAACTTCACAGACGAGGGACGCTACCAGTGTGTTGTCTCGAACCACTTTGGCTCTAACTACTCCAACAGGGCCAAGCTCACAGTCAATG AGCTGCCGTCCTTTCTGAAGACTCCGATGGACCTGACCATCCGCACGGGCACCATGGCCAGGCTGGAGTGTGCTGCCGAGGGTCACCCATCCCCCCAGATCGCCTGGCAGAAAGACGGGGGCACAGACTTCCCTGCTGCCCGGGAGAGAAGGATGCACGTCATGCCAGACGATGACATCTTCTTCATTGCCAATGTAAAGACGGAGGATATGGGGGTGTACAGCTGCACAGCCCAGAACGCTGCAGGGAGCCTGTCTGCCAACGCTACACTCACTGTGCTAG AAACTCCGTCCTTCATGCGTCCCCTGAAGGACAGGGCGGTAGCTCGTGGGGAGACGGCAGTGCTCCAGTGTATCGCAGGCGGAAGCCCAGCACCCCGCCTCAACTGGACCAAGGATGACGGGCCCCTGGTCCTCACCGAGCGACACTTCTTCGCCGCCGCCAACCAGCTCCTCATCATCGTGGACGCGGGGTCGGCGGACACAGGGAAGTACACGTGCATCATGTCCAACACGCTGGGCACGGAGCGCGGCCACATCTACCTCAGCGTGTTACCCTCTCCCAACTGTGACACTGCGGGCGGCTACGACCAGGATAGCTGGAACACGGTGGGCATCGTTGTGATCGTGGTGGTCTGCTGCGTGGTGGGAACCTCGCTAGTCTGGGTCATCGTCATCTACCACATGCGAAGGAAGAGCGAGGACTACAGCATCACCAACTCAGATGAGATGAACCTGCCGGTAGACATCCCCAGCTACCTGTCCTCTCAGGGAACGCTGTCTGAGCCTCAGGAGGGATACAGCAACTCTGAAGCAGGGAGCCACCAGCAGCTCATGCCACCACTGTCCAACGGCTACGTCCACAAGGGAACTGGCTACGTCCACAAGGGAACTGGCTACGTCCACAAGGGAACTGGCTACGTCCACAAGGGAACTGACG GTGTGTGCTACAGTGACACAGGCAGCGAGGTGGACACCGAGGCCAACGGGATGCTGCACTGCCGTGTGGGCTCTCTGTTCACGGGACAAAGCAGCTTCCATCCTGGGCAGTCCTGCGAGGGACTGGCTGGGGTGTCGACAG GTGGTGCAGGGCCGCTGGTCATCTGCTCGGACTGCTACGACAACGCTAACATGTACTCTCGGACCCGGGAGTACTATGCCTGCCTGGCCAAGGATGACCCCCTGGACAAGGGTCTCTCTGGCATCATGTCCCACCTTCCCAAGGAGCCCTATGGGGAGCAGCGAGGCCAGCATGAGGACACAGCCCTGGAGAGCCTCATCAACAACCAGGACTCCTCAGTCTTCCTCACCAGCCACAACTCCTCAGTCTTCCTCACCAAGAGGCTGAGCAAAGCCCTCTGGCCCCCAGAACAACACTACAGCACCG ATGTTCCCCCCAGGTCGTTTTGGGGCGAAGGGGAGGACTTGTCTACAGTGCCCCAACCAGGTCTGTCACAGCAGCCAGTGACGCTGCACACAACTCCCTATGCATCTTCAGTTgctgagggaggggaggagaggagtgtggaGGTGGAGCTCTCCCTTCCCCAGAGCACACAGTACCACAGAAGTGCCTCTTATAGGACTACGTCTCAGGAGCACATCCAAGCCCCCACATAA